From the Patescibacteria group bacterium genome, one window contains:
- a CDS encoding type IV toxin-antitoxin system AbiEi family antitoxin domain-containing protein, whose amino-acid sequence MDNLLLKLYQSSKTILTTKEIALLWKERNKDNLKSKIFYYVKKGWLIRLRKGIFAKNKKYNLKELSVSIYTPSYISFETVLREEGIIFQHHNATFVASYLSKEILCGKNKIIFRKLKDAVLINQNGIINKNNFCQASKERAFLDMIYLFKNYHFDNLDSLNWKKCFELTKIYHNKELVKRLQKYHQNA is encoded by the coding sequence ATGGATAATCTTTTATTAAAACTTTATCAATCGTCCAAAACTATTTTAACAACAAAAGAGATTGCTTTGTTGTGGAAAGAGAGAAACAAAGATAATCTTAAAAGCAAAATTTTTTATTATGTCAAAAAAGGCTGGCTTATCAGATTAAGAAAAGGGATTTTTGCTAAAAACAAAAAGTATAATCTTAAAGAATTATCAGTAAGTATTTATACGCCGTCATATATCAGTTTTGAAACTGTTTTGCGGGAGGAAGGAATTATTTTTCAGCATCATAACGCTACTTTTGTCGCTAGTTATCTTTCCAAAGAAATACTATGCGGAAAAAATAAAATTATTTTTCGTAAATTAAAAGACGCAGTTTTGATAAACCAAAATGGCATAATTAATAAAAATAATTTTTGCCAAGCAAGCAAAGAACGAGCTTTTTTAGATATGATTTATTTGTTTAAAAATTATCATTTTGATAATTTAGACAGTTTGAACTGGAAAAAATGTTTTGAATTGACAAAAATTTATCACAATAAAGAATTAGTTAAAAGATTGCAAAAATATCATCAAAATGCTTAA